CCTGGACGCCACCGTGCCCTTCGGCGCACTCAACCCCGAGATCATGGCCCGCATCGTGGACAAGTTCATCGGCGAACTGAACACGCAGCTCAAGGAGCGCCGCGTCAGCGTGACGCTCACCGAGGCGGCCCGGGCGCTCCTGGGCGAAAAGGGCTATGATCCGGCCTTCGGAGCTCGGCCCATGGCGCGGGTCATCCAGACCGAGATCAAGGACGCCATCGCCGAGGAACTGCTCTTCGGGGAACTGCAGAAGGGCGGGGTGGTCGAGGTGGACGCCAAACCAGCGGCCGAGCGGGTCGCCGCCACGCCTGGAGCCTGCGGTCCCTCGGGCGATTTCCTCTTCAGCTACGGCCCGGCCGGGGACGCCGGGGCCCACTGAACCTGAAACCGAAGAGGCGGCCTCTCGGGGCCGCCTCTCTCTTCCATTCATGGCCATCTACCGTCTTTTCGAAGAACCGGTCTTCCCGGACCCGGGCGAGGCCGAGCCCGACGGGCTCCTGGCCGTGGGCGGCGATCTCTCGCCCCTGCGTCTGATCAGCGCCTACGCCCAAGGCATCTTCCCCTGGTTCGGCCCGGAGTCCCCGATCCTCTGGTGGTCTCCCGATCCTCGTCCGATCCTCCTGCCCGAGGCCCTGCACGTGCCCCACAGCCTGCGTCGAACGCTCAATTCAGGCCGCTTTTCCTTCACCCTGGATCGCGACTTCGGGGCGGTCATCCGGGCTTGCGCGGTTCAACCCCGGCCCGGGCAAACCGGCACCTGGCTCGTGCCCGAGATGATCGAGGCCTATGAGCGGCTGCACCACCTGGGCCATGCCCACAGTCTGGAAGTCCATACGCGCGGGCCGGAAGGGCCGCTGGTGGGCGGGTTGTACGGTCTGGCGCAGGGGCGGGCCTTTTTCGGCGAATCCATGTTCCACGAGACGCCCGAGGCGTCCAAGGCGGCCCTGGTCATGCTCATGCGCCTCCTCGGAGCGCGCGGCTATCACTTCCTGGACTGTCAGCAGGCCACGCCGCACGTGCTGCGCATGGGCGCGCGCGAGGTCTCCCGGCGGGAATTCCTGCGGCGTCTGGAGGCGGCCTTGCGCTTCCCCACGGAAGAAGGCTCGTGGACCGATTTCGAGAATCTGCTCATCTGAGTCAGACGGCCAATGCCGTTTCGAGA
The genomic region above belongs to Desulfovibrio aminophilus DSM 12254 and contains:
- the aat gene encoding leucyl/phenylalanyl-tRNA--protein transferase; protein product: MAIYRLFEEPVFPDPGEAEPDGLLAVGGDLSPLRLISAYAQGIFPWFGPESPILWWSPDPRPILLPEALHVPHSLRRTLNSGRFSFTLDRDFGAVIRACAVQPRPGQTGTWLVPEMIEAYERLHHLGHAHSLEVHTRGPEGPLVGGLYGLAQGRAFFGESMFHETPEASKAALVMLMRLLGARGYHFLDCQQATPHVLRMGAREVSRREFLRRLEAALRFPTEEGSWTDFENLLI